A single genomic interval of Spirosoma taeanense harbors:
- a CDS encoding glycosyltransferase family 2 protein yields the protein MAKVSPINDLPLISLITVNYNQAQVTCDLLESIRGLTYPHFEVIVVDNGSREDPTERILQGNYPNVSVIVSAENLGFSGGNNLGIRHARGDYYFLLNNDTIVTPDLLEQLLEPFRLDPTVGVSCPKIRFYDRPNTIQYAGYHPLSAYTGRTWAIGLMETDQGQYEQPGPTWFAHGAAMLVSRAVLKRAGYLDESFFLYYEELDWSMRIRQAGFRIYYQPKALIYHRESMSVGKENPMRVYYHTRNRLWFMRRNVSGLPLLVFYLYYLGLAVPKALVYYTVRGQRSYLNAVKAALIWNLKHSVKPPLSTASPVTIAV from the coding sequence ATGGCAAAAGTCTCTCCGATAAACGACCTGCCTCTTATTTCACTGATTACAGTCAACTATAATCAGGCGCAGGTTACCTGCGATTTGCTGGAGTCGATTCGGGGCCTTACGTACCCTCATTTTGAAGTCATAGTTGTTGATAACGGGTCCCGCGAAGATCCTACTGAGCGTATTCTACAGGGCAATTATCCGAACGTAAGCGTAATCGTCAGTGCGGAGAACCTGGGGTTCTCGGGCGGTAATAACCTGGGGATTCGTCATGCGCGGGGCGACTATTATTTTCTGCTCAACAACGACACGATTGTTACGCCCGATTTGCTGGAACAGTTACTGGAGCCATTCCGTCTCGACCCGACGGTGGGAGTCAGCTGTCCTAAAATTCGTTTCTATGACCGGCCGAACACCATCCAGTACGCTGGCTACCACCCGCTGAGTGCATACACCGGCCGGACCTGGGCCATTGGATTGATGGAAACCGACCAGGGACAGTATGAGCAGCCGGGGCCAACCTGGTTTGCTCACGGCGCGGCCATGCTGGTGAGTCGGGCCGTGCTGAAGCGGGCCGGTTACCTGGACGAAAGCTTTTTTCTGTATTACGAAGAACTCGACTGGTCCATGCGTATCCGGCAGGCAGGATTCAGGATCTATTATCAGCCGAAAGCCCTGATTTACCACCGCGAATCCATGAGCGTTGGCAAGGAAAATCCGATGAGGGTGTACTACCATACCCGTAACCGTCTGTGGTTCATGCGCCGGAATGTATCGGGGCTGCCTCTGCTGGTTTTTTACCTGTACTATCTTGGCCTGGCTGTCCCTAAGGCGCTAGTCTACTACACGGTACGCGGGCAACGATCGTATCTCAATGCGGTCAAAGCCGCCCTCATCTGGAATTTGAAACATTCAGTCAAGCCCCCTCTGTCTACGGCTTCGCCCGTAACAATAGCGGTCTGA
- a CDS encoding O-antigen ligase family protein has product MNRHLGRGQFWLYTLLGGVYTVASGCLVSKMGMPGALMAVVAPVAFLLVLLVLMEPRWGLLLYVQLSFMLGFTRFIQTDVPVGLLIDGLLVLTVFSLFLNGQRMEWQRLRSLTFTLIALWLLYTLIELINPEAPYRPAWFYHVRPFSLHWFLVACIILVVPLTRRDVQIFVNTWLIWSFLAALWAFKQHYLGLTPAEVDWLNSGFNARTHMLFGQLRCFSFYSDAAQFGAEMAGVTLVALIRVFEERKPLIKGAYVLLTLVFFWGYAVSGTRSALFVLAAGFVFYLLLKRDVPKLLVGMALAVPLFLLLMYTSVGSSNYQVQRMRSALTPMNDPSFLLRLQNQEKLKTYLQDLPFGAGIGTSTDMGARFSPWHWAAQIPPDSWYVELWIETGWVGVTLYILMLLGLVGIGSYRVWQLKDPWLSMVMYGFLAEFVGIALMGYSNPVLGQFPTSSVIFISTILVATCNRWDTAPAAQNTVTESSIPPKPDWYEAI; this is encoded by the coding sequence TTGAACAGGCACTTAGGTAGAGGCCAATTCTGGCTGTATACTCTCCTGGGAGGGGTATATACCGTTGCGTCGGGTTGCCTGGTCAGCAAAATGGGCATGCCGGGCGCTCTGATGGCGGTTGTGGCGCCTGTCGCGTTCCTGCTGGTTTTGCTGGTACTGATGGAGCCACGCTGGGGCTTGTTGCTGTATGTGCAGCTCAGTTTTATGCTGGGCTTTACGCGCTTTATACAGACCGACGTGCCGGTTGGCCTGCTGATCGACGGGCTGTTGGTCTTAACGGTATTCAGCCTGTTTCTGAACGGACAGCGCATGGAATGGCAACGATTACGCAGCCTGACGTTTACACTGATCGCCCTTTGGTTACTGTACACGCTGATCGAACTGATCAACCCCGAAGCGCCCTACCGACCGGCCTGGTTTTACCACGTCCGGCCATTCTCCCTGCACTGGTTTCTGGTAGCCTGTATCATTCTGGTCGTGCCACTCACCCGGCGGGACGTTCAGATTTTTGTGAACACCTGGCTGATCTGGTCGTTTTTAGCCGCGCTCTGGGCGTTTAAGCAGCATTATCTGGGCCTGACCCCCGCTGAGGTCGACTGGCTGAACAGCGGCTTCAATGCCCGAACGCACATGCTCTTCGGGCAACTGCGGTGCTTCTCGTTTTATTCGGATGCGGCTCAGTTTGGCGCCGAAATGGCGGGGGTAACGCTGGTTGCACTCATCCGGGTTTTTGAAGAGAGAAAGCCCCTTATAAAAGGCGCGTATGTCCTGCTAACGCTGGTTTTCTTCTGGGGCTATGCCGTTTCGGGAACCCGTAGCGCCTTGTTTGTTCTGGCTGCCGGATTTGTGTTTTATCTGCTGCTGAAGCGCGATGTGCCCAAACTCCTTGTAGGCATGGCGCTGGCTGTCCCTTTGTTTTTGCTGCTGATGTACACCAGCGTCGGGAGTTCCAATTATCAGGTGCAGCGAATGCGGTCGGCCCTGACCCCCATGAACGATCCCTCTTTCCTGCTCCGGCTGCAAAATCAGGAGAAACTAAAGACCTATCTGCAGGATCTGCCCTTTGGCGCCGGTATCGGTACGTCGACGGATATGGGTGCGCGGTTTTCGCCCTGGCACTGGGCCGCCCAGATTCCACCCGATAGCTGGTACGTTGAGCTTTGGATTGAAACCGGCTGGGTTGGGGTCACCCTATACATTTTGATGCTGCTGGGACTGGTGGGTATTGGTAGTTATAGGGTCTGGCAGTTAAAAGACCCCTGGCTCAGTATGGTCATGTATGGATTCCTGGCTGAATTCGTCGGGATAGCGCTCATGGGCTATTCGAATCCAGTGCTGGGTCAGTTTCCGACCAGTAGTGTGATTTTCATCAGTACCATCCTGGTGGCTACCTGCAACCGCTGGGATACCGCTCCGGCAGCACAGAATACCGTAACCGAATCGTCTATCCCGCCTAAGCCAGATTGGTATGAAGCAATTTGA